In Leishmania major strain Friedlin complete genome, chromosome 19, the following proteins share a genomic window:
- a CDS encoding putative protein kinase, which produces MDEGDVSAASALEVPMTPQSFSTMLLARESNEGAQHPVRASSATSALTTTTNGARSSSLAVLEGNDTMRRPSSEQVPIVSQGAEDAWSGGGVAANGIEDWCVDGGSRNSRETRTTGTTLTSGVGPHPCLVAGSGSAGCVMGGRYATSLSSFQLLGGTSQQEMPTCAIDTDEIPSTPTDISALPHPPPPLSARRRRQRRACHHRDGGSAVSSNSRVDSETGVIETDTLERARAVSKDGARAYEIVNGKYVMYDYELGKGSYATVRLCYNLADGHFYAVKVLDRVRLKRRQLGSEADLCKIDQEIAMMKQVQHKNIIALHEVIRDPSMRYVYLVLELAESREVLSMRDNGEVLPRGDDDDAATAYPETAAREMVKGLLHALMYVHYLGVAHRDIKPSNVLRTADGTVKLCDFGVSVLVGDAPMQLSREGSVAFLAPELLLSSEVNVSRFLTPEDSSLGPTRNKSAAHMLGDAALASAAKNACTTMASTTAATSATQLASTGGPTPQKEEGAKCTQRLTSSFSGAALQPSAHAAASRAPGREITSSGGGAPSAISPWPSSTSLPQRSGGGGVARRASFRTFSLSPCGAAARECTAAIATAAAGPCASGVAAVTPPIGSSSPSTPAVQPLSDLPKSAGHAPVDLLKADVFALGVTVYTMLLGQLPWRASSAVSQRSAILAEPDPFLRLYKSAYGDAYAWPPQVREACMPRRDVFGSVALPASSNAGASASGKDGCSASDGTPNAELSDVPRAIAAKKDGVGAPAPATALPCKRRHWSNTGTSLYECTSEQEKCTPTTAKLAAAPQPHRKAPTRSDHNSAQPIVERSTASAALPRPATELLAKNATTSESRAPNDLAEPLSDDDDSRAAFEAPPPPMPPQGEQHLHLPQWGPFTDVVLGSVPLNVATAAGTAIAQQAQATVRYRHGDVGELVDGDLRHMNTTTACVRSRAPAVKMLRSRAATRPRFGSVVQAPHSLSICGEQRAAMSIPAGAPPLRPRGPTTTPDQLNPYRGILDVDDDDGINADESDVVQGRKESAIAAGQWVRGSSSNLLRTVPSSAVTDTRSNDSEADNASDDDSGRTTVPCSAATSTASSLDTDDDEDLESCESIYERLFEMEQPCRAYTVAEHMPLPVMPGTSREISGEAVDFVRSCLCLDPAERRTVFELFRHPWIRGGEGATLVEADTSAGSQRCSPPAAEKGADVELSSGS; this is translated from the coding sequence ATGGACGAGGGCGACGTGTCGGCCGCGTCCGCTTTAGAAGTGCCGATGACGCCGCAGAGCTTTTCAACGATGCTGCTGGCGCGGGAGAGCAACGAGGGGGCGCAGCACCCCGttcgcgccagcagcgccacctcggcgctgacgacgacgacaaacGGTGCACGGTCCTCTTCTCTTGCTGTGCTGGAGGGCAACGACACAATGCGGAGGCCGTCCTCAGAGCAGGTGCCGATCGTCTCGCAAGGGGCGGAGGACGCCtggagcggaggaggggtcGCCGCAAACGGGATCGAGGACTGGTGTGTCGACGGTGGCAGTCGCAATAGCCGTGAGACACGTACTACGGGCACGACTCTCACCTCCGGGGTCGGACCGCACCCCTGCCtggtcgccggcagcggaaGCGCCGGGTGCGTCATGGGTGGACGCTACGCGACCTCACTCAGTAGCTTTCAACTCCTCGGTGGCACCAGTCAGCAGGAGATGCCCACGTGCGCCATCGACACGGATGAGATCCCGTCCACCCCGACGGACATCAGCGCTTTACcacacccgccgccgccgctctcggcgcgccgccggcgccaacGACGGGCTTGTCATcatcgcgacggcggcagcgcggtcAGCAGCAACTCCCGCGTGGATTCGGAGACGGGGGTGATCGAGACGGACACGCTGGAGCGTGCCCGGGCGGTATCGAAAGACGGCGCAAGGGCGTACGAGATTGTGAACGGGAAGTACGTCATGTATGACTACGAGCTTGGCAAAGGGTCCTACGCCACAGTGCGGCTATGCTACAACTTGGCGGACGGCCATTTCTACGCGGTGAAGGTTCTAGATCGTGTTCGACTGAAGCGTCGCCAGCTCGGCTCCGAGGCCGACCTGTGCAAGATCGATCAAGAGATCGCGATGATGAAGCAGGTGCAGCACAAGAACATCATCGCGCTCCATGAGGTTATTCGTGACCCCAGCATGCGCTACGTCTACCTTGTgctggagctggcggagTCCAGGGAGGTGCTGTCGATGCGGGACAACGGTGAAGTGCTACcgcgcggcgacgacgacgatgccgccACGGCGTACCCTGAGACTGCCGCGCGCGAAATGGTGAAGGGGCTACTGCACGCACTCATGTACGTCCACTACCTCGGAGTTGCGCACCGCGATATCAAGCCCTCTAACGTGCTGCGCACGGCGGACGGTACAGTGAAGCTGTGCGACTTTGGTGTCTCGGTTTTAGTCGGCGACGCGCCGATGCAGCTGAGTCGCGAAGGCAGCGTAGCTTTCTTGGCACCGGAGTTGCTCCTATCGAGCGAGGTGAACGTGTCGCGATTTTTGACGCCGGAGGACTCATCTCTGGGCCCAACGCGTAACAAGAGTGCAGCGCACAtgctcggcgacgccgcgctggccAGCGCCGCGAAGAACGCGTGCACAACTATGGCGTCCACCACAGCGGCCACTAGTGCAACTCAGCTGGCAAGCACCGGCGGGCCGACTCCGCAGAAAGAGGAAGGCGCTAAGTGTACTCAGCGCCTCACGTCCTCGTTTTCAGGTGCCGCCCTACAGCCgagcgcgcacgcggcagcgtcacgcGCCCCGGGGCGCGAGATTACGAGCtctggtggcggcgcgccgagTGCCATCTCTCCATGGCCGTCATCGAcatctctgccgcagcgcagcggtggcggtggcgtcgcccGCAGAGCCTCCTTTCGCACCTTTTCTCTGTCGCCGTGCGgggctgcagcacgcgagTGTACGGCGGCGATCgcgacagctgctgctggtccTTGTGCCAGTGGtgtcgcggcggtgacacCACCGATAGGCTCGTCTTCGCCCTCCACCCCTGCAGTGCAGCCGCTCAGTGATCTGCCGAAGTCCGCTGGCCACGCGCCGGTAGACCTGCTCAAGGCCGATGTATTTGCGTTAGGTGTGACCGTGTACACGATGCTCCTCGGCCAGCTGCCTTGGCGTGCGTCGAGTGCGGTGTCGCAGCGCTCCGCCATACTCGCCGAGCCCGACCCTTTTTTGCGCCTCTACAAGTCCGCCTACGGCGATGCCTATGCGTGGCCGCCGCAAGTGCGGGAGGCGTGTATGCCGCGTCGTGACGTGTTCGGCAGCGTCGCTTTGCCGGCGTCCTCGAACGCTGGCGCGTCGGCGAGCGGCAAGGACGGTTGCAGCGCCAGTGACGGAACGCCAAACGCCGAGCTAAGTGATGTGCCGCGGGCGATTGCGGCCAAGAAGGACGGTGTGGGGGCACCGGCACCAGCGACTGCCCTCCCCTGCAAGCGGCGACACTGGAGCAACACGGGGACGAGCCTGTACGAGTGCACATCGGAGCAAGAGAAGTGCACGCCTACGACGGCGAAGctggctgccgcgccgcagcctcACCGCAAGGCCCCCACTCGGAGCGACCACAACTCGGCCCAGCCCATTGTTGaacgcagcaccgcctcagCTGCGTTGCCGCGTCCCGCGACAGAGCTCTTGGCTAAGAACGCGACCACATCCGAATCTCGCGCCCCAAACGACCTCGCCGAGCCGCTaagcgatgacgacgactCGAGGGCGGCTTTCGAAGCACCCCCGCCACCCATGCCACCGCAGGGAGAGCAACACCTCCATCTTCCTCAATGGGGGCCTTTCACGGACGTCGTCCTCGGCTCCGTCCCCCTCAACGtagccaccgcagccggcaCCGCGATCGCGCAGCAAGCTCAGGCGACCGTCAGGTATCGCCACGGCGACGTTGGCGAACTCGTGGACGGCGACTTGCGGCACATGAACACCACGACAGCCTGCGTCCGATCGCGCGCTCCCGCCGTTAAAATGCTCCGCTCCAGagccgcgacgcggccgcggttCGGGTCTGTGGTGCAGGCTCCGCACTCGCTTTCCATCTGtggagagcagcgcgcggcaATGAGTATCCCAGCaggcgcgccaccgctgcgaccGCGCGGaccgacgacgacgccggaTCAGCTGAATCCCTACCGTGGCATTCTCGACGTCGATGATGACGACGGGATAAACGCTGATGAGTCCGACGTCGTACAAGGCAGGAAGGAGAGCGCGATAGCTGCGGGACAGTGGGTGCGGGGCTCGTCTAGCAACCTCCTGCGAACTGTCCCGTCGAGCGCCgtcacagacacgcgcagtAACGACAGCGAGGCTGACAACGCGTctgacgacgacagcggcagaACGACTGTACCCTGCAGCGCTGCTACATCGaccgcgtcgtcgctggacaccgacgacgacgaggacctGGAGTCGTGCGAGAGCATCTACGAGCGGCTCTTTGAGATGGAACAGCCATGTCGCGCATACACGGTAGCGGAGCACATGCCTCTGCCTGTAATGCCAGGTACCTCTCGCGAAATCAGCGGCGAAGCCGTCGACTTTGTGCGGTCGTGCCTCTGCCTGGATCCCGCCGAACGTCGCACGGTGTTCGAGCTGTTCCGCCATCCCTGGATTCGCGGCGGAGAGGGGGCGACGTTGGTAGAAGCCGACACCTCCGCGGGGTCTCAACGATGTTCGCCGCCAGCGGCCGAGAAGGGCGCTGATGTGGAATTATCGTCCGGCTCTTGA